In Myotis daubentonii chromosome 16, mMyoDau2.1, whole genome shotgun sequence, one DNA window encodes the following:
- the LOC132219134 gene encoding uncharacterized protein LOC132219134 has protein sequence MSSPSQTPNPSPAQSPSQSRTNHNSSPANQPYSSSGGSAPSPTPTRSSSRPPSHPPTPSPSQPSSRAPSLNPSPHSQHVSRASPPTATPPASKSPSQSGLKPASRNNSQTPPGRSSRSPSYSPMGSGSYIGSIPGIPSQITPYVPRFLREPPFFQPPTSTLPLCQPPQSPPHPRPPESLYLPLLQPPPHYPNAISNFPTPPNLFTPPCSLTYKLPTDVLVGSKPPVVPSVLPATFYTPFSRYYSQPRFYYRSLPRRRSGGYLSMQYESLNRSVRFL, from the coding sequence ATGAGCTCCCCCTCCCAAACCCCTAATCCgtcccctgcccagtcccccTCCCAGTCCCGGACCAACCACAACAGCAGCCCTGCCAACCAGCCCTACTCCAGCTCGGGTGGTTCAGCCCCTTCCCCGACCCCCACCCggtcctcctcccgccccccctctCACCCTCCTACCCCCTCCCCCTCGCAGCCCTCCTCCCGGGCTCCCTCCCTGAACCCCAGCCCTCATTCCCAACACGTGTCTCGAGCATCTCCCCCAACCGCCACTCCCCCCGCCTCCAAGTCTCCCTCCCAGTCTGGCCTGAAACCTGCCTCCCGGAACAACTCCCAGACTCCCCCTGGGCGCTCCTCCAGGTCCCCCTCCTACAGCCCTATGGGCTCGGGTTCCTACATCGGGTCCATTCCGGGAATCCCGTCCCAGATCACCCCATACGTGCCCCGCTTCCTAAGGGAGCCCCCCTTCTTCCAGCCCCCCACGTCTACATTGCCCCTGTGCCAGCCCCCCCagtcccccccgcacccccggcCCCCCGAgtccctctacctccctctcctccagcccccgccccactACCCCAACGCCATCAGCAACTTCCCGACGCCTCCCAACCTGTTCACGCCCCCGTGCTCGCTCACCTACAAGCTGCCCACCGACGTGCTGGTGGGCTCCAAGCCGCCGGTGGTGCCCTCGGTGCTGCCCGCCACCTTCTACACGCCCTTCTCCCGCTACTACTCGCAGCCGCGCTTCTACTACCGCTCCCTGCCCCGCCGCCGCTCGGGCGGCTACCTCTCCATGCAGTACGAGAGCCTGAACCGCTCCGTCCGCTTCCTC